The genomic DNA GAAGAGCCTTGCACCAAAGGAGGACAAGACGCCCTGGCAGGAGCTCTTGCTGTGCAACCCGTGTGGCATCTGGCTTTGCAAGAGCAAGGTCCATCGTCCGCGAGACCGCTGGGATAAGGATATTGAGAGGCTCGGCCAGGAACGCCGCAAGAAGGGCACCGGCCGCACCGTCCCGCGACCAAAGAAGCCGCGGTCGAAGAGCGACCCGCAATCCAACCTCACGTCCGAGGCGTATCTGCCAACCGATGGGCTCGGCCCGCTggagccctcgtcgcccaagCTTCCTGAGACCGGCATGGCTCCGACGGATGCTCCCCAAGACGACAGGCAagcggccgcgccgcgcgccacgTCCGCAGACGCGATTTCGAACCCCGGATCAACACACTCGCGCGGCAGTGGTACCGTGAAGAGCCCTATCGATTTGGCATTCGATGAAGCCGTCGGCAGCACTAAGAGACTGCTGTTTCCTTCACCACGGAAGGATGGCGAGATGAAGGTATTGGGCGAGGTGGATGTGAACATTGTGCAGATTTCTGACGAGTTCCAGCGGTTGAAGCAGTATGTGGAAGGCGAAAAGCAGAACGCTGCAGAGAGCGCGCCCGAGGAGaacaatgacgacgaggtcgactcCCTGTTTAGGAGCCCAGTgatgcggccgtcgacgcctccgccCAGCGGGAAGCCGAATGCGGCTGCCGGGCCTTTCAAGACGCCAACGCGACCGACGCCCAGCCACCGACCGATCACTAGAAGTGTCACCAGGAGTGCATCTAAGTCGTTGCGGTCCGGGCGGCAGGTCCCAGAATCGCCAAgccaggcgctgctgctgccacagCACACGCCTACCAAGACTCCCCGGGCCGGTGCCGGGGTCCCAGGAAGCGTCAGCATTAGGAGAAGCCCTCGCAACCACCAAGGGGCCTTTGAGGAGACGCCCATCTCACGAACTATCAACGAGGCATTCTCCGAGTTCTCGGATCCTGTCCACTTCGATGTGACTGAGAACATGGACCTCAGCCTACTGCCTGCGCTGGATATGACGTCGGACATGCTCGACTACTATGCGTTCTTTAGCACGGACGGCATGATGCCCAGCTCTCCGACGCAGGGCAACCATGCGAGCCTCGAGTACAACGGCACGGCTAGGGACTCGAGCCGGTGGCCCATGGACAACTCGGCGCAAGAGCATGGTGGGGACTTGTGAGCATCGCAGAGCACGGCAAGCTTTTTGAGTGTGCGCGGGGATTGAGAGCGGGCGTCTCAAAACTTTACGACGAATGAATGTTTTCTGAATCAAGCATGGGTGTATGGAGTTTGAAAACGCTGCCGGGCGTGGCAGACGTTGGATTATGGGAATGATGTGTACCATGGCAATACCAGGGGGCGAGTAGAGCTGACAGATGGAGTCAGTCCGAGGGGGCTGAGGAATGAGGATTGAGGATACTGACGGGCCAGCGCTGCCTGTTGGGATACGTACGAAGAAGTGGCTTGGGATACATGGATTCCCTACAAACTTGCTGTGGCGAGAAATACAATGGCTGCGCAACAGAGCGCATTGGCTTTACATTGTTCATTTTtcatgtgtgtgtgtgtgtgtgtgtatgcaTGTGGCTCGCTGTCCGTGACATCAAACTGACAGGACATCCTGCTCCTCTGGCGACGGTAGAAATGCAGAGCTGCAGTTGGACGCATCAGTGGGGCGGCCACTTAACGCGCTTCTCCTGCGACGCGTCTCCCAGCCGCGTCCTCCACACAccccaccatccatccaccaccgAAGCGGCGACGCAATACCACGACCGCAGCATCTCACAATTGAAAGTGAGCAAAGGTTCGGAATCCGTGTGGCATCGATCTCGTCGCCAGGCACTGCATCGGAGACACGCTGCGAAGCCCACCCGCCTACCCATCATGGCGGACGCGGAGATCCAGTCCCGCTTCGCGCCCCCCAACAAGCCGCTCGAGCCCGACGTCGTGGCCGAGCTGCAGTCCATGATGCGGCTGCacgacctgcccgccgaggacctctACTACAAGTGGGACTCGTACTGCATCAAGCTGGACCTCGACGCGCAGGACGTGTCGCTGCGGCACGTGCGCGGCCTCAAGCAGAGCATCCaggacgagctcgacagggacagccgccgccagcacgcgcagcagcaggtccgCACGGAGCGCAAGGTCAATGCCACGcccaaggcgggcggcgccgacgtcttcGGCATGCTGGATGGCTTGGTGCCTAGCACGCCGGCTACGGGCGCGAGCAAGCTGAGCAGGGGGGCcggcagcgcgagcgcggcgcggaggaggatcGATACccccaagggcggcgccgcggcggggagCTCGCCGGCTGGCGGCATGAAGGACCAGCTCAATGCCATGCATGGCGTGTCGTATGTGTCTCTTTTTGGGCCTTGTAATCCGGGGGGAAACTTGGTTGGACGTGCTGACGAGACGCAGAGTCTCCTCCTTCAGCGACAGGACAAACCCCGGCGAAGTCATCGAGATCCTCAACAaccagctgcccgccgccgaggcgcccaTGGCCCCGTACGCCGAGCCGAGGATCAAGCTCGCCGCGAGCTCCGAccagaagaagatggcgtACCGGCCGCTTGCCATGAAGCTCTCCGAGGCGAGCGagatcctcgacgaccgcATCGACGACTTCCTCGCCCTGGTGCAGGAGCACCACCAGCTCGAGGACTCGGCGTTTGgcaacgccgcggcgcagagCACGaccgaggtcgtcgccgtgggccGCATCGCGTCCGACTCCCTCGAGGGCAAGCTCAACGCCGCGTCGCTCGTGCTCGAGACGTCGCGGCGCACCGGCATGGGGTTCCGCGTGCCGCTCAGGACGGACAGGCTCCGCGCGTGGAGCTGCTTCCCGGGCCAGATCGTCGCCCTCAGGGGCAGCAACGCCACGGGCAACGAGTTCGTCGTCAACGAGGTGCTCGAGATTCCGCTGCTGCCCAacgcggcgtcctcggccgccaccctcgagggcgtcaaggagaagctgcgAGGCGGGCCCGACGCCATGGAGTCCGACGCagagcccgcgccgctgaGCATCATCTTCGCGTCGGGCCCTTACACGGCGGACGACAACCTCGACTACGAGCCGCTTCACGCGCTGTgcagccaggccgccgactcgtacgccgacgcgctcgtcctcACGGGCCCGTTCCTCGACATCGACCACCCGCTCATCGCGACGGGCGACTTCGACCTGCCTGACGAGGCCAACCACGACCCCGACacggccaccatggccaccgTGTTCCGCTACCTCGTCGCCCCGGCCTTTACGCGTCTCGCGTCCGCAAACCCGCACCTCACCGTCGTGCTCGTCCCGTCGGTGcgcgacgtcctcgccaagcACGTCTCCTGGCCGCAGGACACGGTCCCGCGCAAGGAGCTCGGCCTGCCCAAGTCGGTGCGCATCGTCACCAACCCCATGACCCTGTCCGTCAACGAAATggtcctcggcgtctccaGCCAGGACGTCCTCTacgagctgcgcgccgaggagctcgccccGCCCaagaccgccgccggcgccggcggcgacctcaTGAGCAGGCTGGTCAGGtacctcgtcgagcagcggcacTACTTCCCGCTGTGGCCCGCCGCGGACAGGGCGCGGCTGCCCAAGACGGGCACGGAGGAGGGCGTCGCCACGGGGGCGGTGCTGGACGTGAGCTACCTGAAGCTGGGCGAGATGGTCAACGTGCGGCCAGACGTCATGCTCGTGCCCAGTGCCCTGCCGCCGTTTGCAAGGGTGAGTGAGCCTTGTCCcgtctctcctctcctcctcctcttctctctctccatcaATGTTTTGACCTTTTCACCCACCCTCCCCGTGTTCGTCCGATCGCGTGTGACCCAAATGCTAAACGCAGAGAATGTGACAGGTCGTCGAgagcgtcctcgcc from Purpureocillium takamizusanense chromosome 4, complete sequence includes the following:
- the POL12 gene encoding DNA-directed DNA polymerase alpha subunit pol12 (EggNog:ENOG503NW80~BUSCO:EOG09261V87~COG:L), producing the protein MWLAVRDIKLTGHPAPLATVEMQSCSWTHQWGGHLTRFSCDASPSRVLHTPHHPSTTEAATQYHDRSISQLKVSKGSESVWHRSRRQALHRRHAAKPTRLPIMADAEIQSRFAPPNKPLEPDVVAELQSMMRLHDLPAEDLYYKWDSYCIKLDLDAQDVSLRHVRGLKQSIQDELDRDSRRQHAQQQVRTERKVNATPKAGGADVFGMLDGLVPSTPATGASKLSRGAGSASAARRRIDTPKGGAAAGSSPAGGMKDQLNAMHGVSVSSFSDRTNPGEVIEILNNQLPAAEAPMAPYAEPRIKLAASSDQKKMAYRPLAMKLSEASEILDDRIDDFLALVQEHHQLEDSAFGNAAAQSTTEVVAVGRIASDSLEGKLNAASLVLETSRRTGMGFRVPLRTDRLRAWSCFPGQIVALRGSNATGNEFVVNEVLEIPLLPNAASSAATLEGVKEKLRGGPDAMESDAEPAPLSIIFASGPYTADDNLDYEPLHALCSQAADSYADALVLTGPFLDIDHPLIATGDFDLPDEANHDPDTATMATVFRYLVAPAFTRLASANPHLTVVLVPSVRDVLAKHVSWPQDTVPRKELGLPKSVRIVTNPMTLSVNEMVLGVSSQDVLYELRAEELAPPKTAAGAGGDLMSRLVRYLVEQRHYFPLWPAADRARLPKTGTEEGVATGAVLDVSYLKLGEMVNVRPDVMLVPSALPPFARVVESVLAVNPGYLSKRRGAGTYARMTLHPPKTEGEHGDTMLGHKVFHRARVEIVRI